The stretch of DNA GATTTACGAGACTCGCATCTGGGATGGCTGGTCACAGGAACTGTGAGCAGCAACGTAAATACCCTATATTCGCAAGTGGCATCAGTCGAATCGATTGAGGAATCGATGCAGAAATTTTGGCAGGTCGAAGAATTAGCTGATACTACTACATTTTCATCCGAAGAACAACGCTGCGAAGAACATTTCGTATCCACACATTCCCGTGACGTTAGCGGAAGGTTTGTAGTGAGACTTCCGCTCAAAAAAAATGCAGCGAACTGGAAAGTTGCCGAGCTTTGGCATTAAAGCGATTTTTCATGCTAGAGAGCCGATTTCTTCGAAACCCAGAACTGAAGATGCAGTATGTGGATTTTATTCGCGAATATCGACTACTCAATCATTGTCGACAAGTGGACGAATCGAAGGACAACCCGTTGCTGAAGTCATACTATATGCCTCATCATGCAGTACTCCGACCCGATAGCTCTAGTACCAAATGTAGAGTTGTTTTTGATGCCAGTGCCAAACCATCACCAACAAGCGTGTCTCTCAACGATGCACTCCTAGTCGGACCGGTCGTCCAGAACGAGTTGTTCGCAATAATGTTGCGGTTCCGGAAACATCGGTACGTATTCACCGCAGATATATCAAAAATGTATCGACAGATTCAAGTGCATCCCGATGATGCCCGCTACCAACGGATATTTTGGCGCGAGAACTCAACTGACTGCCTTCAAGTTCTGGAATTAACAACCATAACCTATGGCACCGCATCCGCGCCATTCCAAGCAACTAGGAGTTCCTGTCGCTGCTGATATCATACTAAAGGACACATACGTAGATGATCTGCTTTCCGGATCCGAAACAATTGAAGGAGccatcgatgcatttcaccagttGAAGGCGATGCTGGAAACTGCTGGATTTCCGATTCACAAATGGTGCTCAAACTCGTCAATAATGTTGGGACAAATACCGTTGGGAGAGCAAGAAACACCGAAGCCCATCGAAGAACGAAAGGTAAACAATGCAGTCAAAATTCTCGGCCTACTATGGGAGCCAACTTCTGACGAGTTTCTCCTTGCTGGTAAAATGACATCCGATTTCCGTCCACCTGCtacaaaacgaaaaatatattctgAGGTGGCCAAGCTGTTCGATCCTTTAGGCTTGTTTTCACCGACGATAGTTCAAGCCAAACTACTAGTCCAGCAACTTTGGCGGCACAATTTGGACTGGGACGAACCGATCAATGATGAAATGAGTGAAAGATGGAACGAGCTAAGACAAGCATTACCTCAACTGATGGAGATAAAAATTCCTCGCCAAGTGACCTTCTCCGAAGCAGCCTGTTACGAAATTCACGGATTTGCCGATGCTTCCAACGCTGCATATGGAGCTTGCCTATACATCCGAAGTTTGTATCCTGGGGGTTTAGCTAAATCGCGATTATTATGCAGTAAATCGAAAGTTGCACCGCTCCACGCTCTGACAATTCCACGCAAGGAATTATGCGCCGCTCTGTTGCTAAGTCGCCTCGTTAAAAAGGTAATTGCCGTACTAGACATTGACATTAAGCGCGTTATCCTATGGTCCGACAGCCAAATTGTCCTGGCTTGGTTGAGAAAACATCCCGATCGTCTAGAGATTTTCGTACGGAATCGAGTTGCTGAAATCCTCAATAACACGGATGAATTTAAGTGGAGTTACGTTCGTTCAGAAGAAAACCCTGCTGATGTTGTTTCGCGAGGCCAGGCACCAATTATGCTAATGAAGAACGAGTTATGGTGGAACGGTCCCCAATTTCTAGCCCAACCTATCATCGAAGCTGAGCCCACATTGGAGATTCCTGACGACGACTTACCAGAGTTAAAATCCATCTGCCCTATAATATCTGCCGCAATAATCGAACAGCAGCTGCCGGTTTTCAGAAAATACAGCTGTTTTAGGAAACTTCAACGAGTTATTGCTTGGATGTTACGGTTCAAGAATAACGCACGCAGAAACGGCGAACGGATTCTATCTACACATTTAACCGTCAAAGAACTTCGACAGTCTATGCTGGTGATAGTACGTGTGATCCAGCAAGTGGAACTAGCCGACGAAATTAATCGTTTGGAGTCGCAGCAACAATGCAAACGCTTAAGTTCTCTCAACCCTTTTTACATCGAAGGAGTGCTACGAGTCGGTGGAAGACTAAAGCATTCCAAGCTTCCTGAAATATCAAAGCAT from Toxorhynchites rutilus septentrionalis strain SRP chromosome 3, ASM2978413v1, whole genome shotgun sequence encodes:
- the LOC129774234 gene encoding uncharacterized protein LOC129774234, coding for MQYVDFIREYRLLNHCRQVDESKDNPLLKSYYMPHHAVLRPDSSSTKCRVVFDASAKPSPTSVSLNDALLVGPVVQNELFAIMLRFRKHRYVFTADISKMYRQIQVHPDDARYQRIFWRENSTDCLQQLGVPVAADIILKDTYVDDLLSGSETIEGAIDAFHQLKAMLETAGFPIHKWCSNSSIMLGQIPLGEQETPKPIEERKVNNAVKILGLLWEPTSDEFLLAGKMTSDFRPPATKRKIYSEVAKLFDPLGLFSPTIVQAKLLVQQLWRHNLDWDEPINDEMSERWNELRQALPQLMEIKIPRQVTFSEAACYEIHGFADASNAAYGACLYIRSLYPGGLAKSRLLCSKSKVAPLHALTIPRKELCAALLLSRLVKKVIAVLDIDIKRVILWSDSQIVLAWLRKHPDRLEIFVRNRVAEILNNTDEFKWSYVRSEENPADVVSRGQAPIMLMKNELWWNGPQFLAQPIIEAEPTLEIPDDDLPELKSICPIISAAIIEQQLPVFRKYSCFRKLQRVIAWMLRFKNNARRNGERILSTHLTVKELRQSMLVIVRVIQQVELADEINRLESQQQCKRLSSLNPFYIEGVLRVGGRLKHSKLPEISKHQIILPNTGSVTKLLIWTMHQELLHIGIAGLISAIRQRFWLLNARSTVRQVIRSCIKCFRTRPIGFSQLMGELPRQRVTPSPPFSITGVDYAGPINVKQGSHRPKIIKAYFAVFVCMATKAVHIELVSNMTTEAFIAALQRFISRRGMVAEIHSDNGTNFIGANRELQQLYKVFQNQQGIDRLKEFCHSKEMEWHFIPPDAPEFGGLWEAAVKSTKTHLKRVIGNMTLTFEEMSTILCEIEAILNSRPLFAISNDPTDPEVITPGHFLIGRPLIAVPEPTFSENVKINRLRRWQHIQLMRHHFWTAWSRDYLATLQPRKKNWNTIDNVKPGMIVLLHERNSPALQWKLARVTKVFAGADNLVRVVDILCDGKTYRRSVSKLSVLPIEENQHLLELEKRGI